A stretch of Brassica rapa cultivar Chiifu-401-42 chromosome A08, CAAS_Brap_v3.01, whole genome shotgun sequence DNA encodes these proteins:
- the LOC117125626 gene encoding probable LRR receptor-like serine/threonine-protein kinase At1g56140 isoform X1: MPTCLHLTVWFILCIFGSIHLVRSQNRTGATTDPDEARALNSIFAAWGKQAPRDWNISGQLCSGVAIGENITIDDKAYNPLIKCDCTFNGSTICRITALKVYAMDVIGPIPPQLWTLTHLTNLNLAQNFLTGSLSPAIGNLTRMEWLTFGINALSGPVPKEIGLLTELKSLSISSNKFSGSIPAEIGNCTKLQQIYMDSSDFTGAIPSSFANLVELQTAWMMDLGVTGRIPDFIGRWTKLTVLRIVGTDLSGPIPSSFSSLTSLTELRLGDISNGSSSLEFIKDMTSLSVLVLRNSNLTGTIPSYIGQFSSLKQVDLSFNKLHGPIPASLFNLSQLTHLFLGNNTLNGSLPTQKSQTLSNIDVSYNDLSGIPPSWVNLPNLQLNLVANNFTLESLDNRVLPGLNCLQKNFPCNRGKALYSDFAINCGGQQIRSASGEVFEREDGALGPASFVVSDEQRWGASNVGLFGGSSNVYIVTLLSQFINTLDSELFQSARLSASSLRYYGLGLENGGYTVTLQFAEIQIIGSSSNTWRGIGRRRFDIYVQGRLVERDFDIRRTANDSIVRAVEREYKVNVSENYIEIHLFWAGKGTCCIPIQGAYGPLISAVSAKPDFIPTVANKPPSKGNNRTGTILGVIVGLGLLSIIAGVVILIIRKRRKRYTDDEEILNMDVKPYTFSYSELKTATQDFNPSNKLGEGGFGPVYKGNLNDGREVAVKQLSVGSRQGKGHFVAEIVAISTVMHRNLVKLYGCCYEGDHRLLVYEYLPNGSLDQALFGGDKKTLHLDWPTRFEICMGVARGLAYLHEEGSVRIVHRDVKASNILLDSNLVPKVSDFGLAKLYDDKKTHISTKVAGTVGYLAPEYAMRGHLTEKTDVYAFGIVVLELVSGRGNADESLEGEKRYLLEWAWNLHEKSHQVELIDRELTEFNVEEVKRMIGIALLCTQASHAVRPPMSRVVAMLSGDVEVSEVTSKPIYLPDWRFDDTTRSSFSAFQTKDTGASGSYSTSFVTPAENDFKPMLGVKINEGR, translated from the exons ATGCCCACGTGCCTGCACCTCACTGTCTGGTTCATCTTGTGTATATTCGGTTCAATTCACCTGGTTCGATCTCAAAACCGAACCGGAGCCACTACTGATCCCGACGAAG CGCGAGCTTTGAACTCCATCTTTGCCGCTTGGGGTAAACAGGCGCCTAGGGACTGGAACATCAGTGGCCAACTTTGCTCCGGCGTAGCCATCGGCGAGAACATCACCATCGACGACAAAGCATACAACCCTCTTATCAAATGCGACTGCACGTTCAACGGCTCAACAATCTGCCGCATCACCGCCCT CAAGGTTTATGCCATGGATGTTATAGGACCTATACCTCCACAGCTCTGGACTTTGACACACCTCACAAATCT gAACCTGGCTCAAAATTTTCTTACGGGCTCCCTTTCCCCTGCAATTGGAAATCTGACTCGAATGGAATGGCT GACTTTTGGGATCAATGCCTTGTCTGGCCCCGTTCCCAAGGAAATTGGTCTGCTTACAGAATTGAAATCGCT TAGTATTAGTTCAAATAAATTTTCTGGCTCTATACCAGCTGAGATTGGGAATTGCACAAAACTACAGCAAAT ATACATGGATAGTTCTGATTTCACCGGGGCCATACCTTCATCATTTGCTAATCTTGTGGAGCTGCAAACCGC TTGGATGATGGATCTAGGAGTTACAGGTCGTATACCTGACTTTATAGGAAGATGGACCAAACTTACTGTCTT GAGAATTGTCGGAACTGATTTAAGTGGTCCCATACCGTCGTCATTTTCCAGCTTAACTTCTTTAACAGAACT GAGGCTTGGTGATATATCCAACGGCAGCTCTTCTCTTGAGTTCATCAAAGACATGACTTCTCTAAGTGTACT AGTATTGAGGAACAGCAATCTCACTGGGACAATACCCTCTTATATTGGACAATTCTCAAGTCTCAAACAAGT TGATTTAAGCTTCAATAAACTACATGGACCAATTCCGGCTTCATTGTTCAATTTAAGTCAACTTACTCACTT GTTTCTGGGGAATAATACGTTGAATGGTTCCTTGCCCACTCAAAAGAGCCAGACTTTGAGCAATAT AGATGTTTCGTACAATGATTTGTCTGGAATTCCTCCTTCGTGGGTCAACTTACCGAACTTGCAACT CAACCTTGTTGCCAACAACTTCACCTTAGAAAGTCTTGACAACAG GGTTTTACCAGGACTGAACTGCCTGCAGAAAAACTTCCCTTGCAATCGAGGCAAAGCATTAT ATTCTGACTTTGCTATCAACTGCGGAGGCCAACAAATACGGTCAGCTAGCGGAGAAGTATTTGAAAGGGAGGACGGGGCTCTTGGACCAGCTTCATTCGTCGTGAGTGATGAACAGAGATGGGGAGCCAGTAATGTAGGACTTTTTGGCGGTAGCAGTAATGTATACATAGTGACTTTACTATCACAATTTATCAACACTTTGGACTCGGAGCTTTTTCAATCAGCAAGACTTTCCGCATCTTCCCTAAGGTATTATGGGTTGGGGCTAGAAAATGGAGGCTATACAGTAACACTTCAGTTTGCTGAAATACAAATTATTGGTTCTTCTTCAAACACTTGGAGAGGCATAGGTAGAAGACGTTTTGACATTTATGTTCAG GGAAGACTTGTTGAAAGGGACTTTGATATACGCAGAACAGCTAATGACTCTATTGTCCGAGCAGTTGAGAGAGAATATAAAGTTAATGTATCAGAAAATTACATCGAAATTCATCTTTTCTGGGCTGGAAAAGGAACATGTTGTATTCCCATTCAAGGTGCTTATGGGCCATTAATATCTGCCGTCAGTGCAAAACCAG ATTTTATACCAACTGTGGCTAACAAGCCACCATCAAAGGGAAATAACAGGACTGGTACCATTTTGGGTGTCATTGTTGGCCTGGGACTTTTGAGCATCATTGCGGGCGTGGTTATCTTAATCATCCGAAAAAGAAGAAAGCGATACACTGATGATGAAG agATACTGAACATGGACGTGAAGCCTTACACTTTTTCTTACTCTGAACTTAAAACTGCCACTCAAGATTTCAATCCCTCAAACAAGCTTGGAGAGGGAGGATTTGGGCCTGTTTATAAG GGAAACCTGAATGATGGACGAGAGGTGGCGGTGAAACAGTTGTCGGTTGGATCGCGACAAGGAAAGGGACACTTTGTTGCAGAAATAGTAGCAATTTCTACAGTTATGCACCGCAACCTAGTTAAACTTTATGGATGTTGCTATGAAGGAGATCATCGTTTGCTCGTTTATGAGTATCTCCCCAATGGAAGTCTCGACCAGGCACTATTtg GAGGTGATAAAAAGACTTTACATCTTGATTGGCCAACCCGTTTTGAGATCTGCATGGGAGTAGCTAGGGGTCTAGCCTACCTCCACGAGGAGGGGAGTGTTCGAATAGTACACAGGGATGTGAAGGCCAGCAACATTTTGCTTGACTCTAATCTGGTCCCTAAAGTCTCTGATTTTGGTCTGGCAAAGCTATACGATGACAAGAAAACCCACATAAGTACCAAAGTGGCTGGGACCGT TGGATATCTTGCGCCCGAGTATGCCATGCGTGGACACCTAACAGAGAAAACGGATGTGTACGCCTTTGGTATTGTGGTACTTGAGCTAGTGAGTGGAAGGGGAAACGCAGATGAGAGCCTTGAGGGTGAAAAAAGATATCTTCTCGAATGGGCATGGAATCTACACGAGAAAAGTCATCAAGTGGAACTTATTGATCGTGAGCTAACTGAATTCAACGTGGAAGAAGTGAAACGCATGATAGGCATTGCTCTGCTGTGCACTCAAGCATCTCATGCTGTTAGACCACCAATGTCACGAGTGGTGGCCATGCTTTCAGGAGACGTTGAGGTGAGTGAGGTGACCTCTAAGCCAATCTACCTACCCGACTGGAGATTTGATGACACCACGAGGTCCTCTTTCAGCGCCTTTCAAACCAAAGACACGGGCGCTTCTGGATCCTACTCCACCAGCTTTGTGACGCCCGCAGAGAACGACTTTAAGCCTATGCTTGGAGTCAAAATCAATGAGGGGAGATGA
- the LOC117125626 gene encoding probable LRR receptor-like serine/threonine-protein kinase At1g56140 isoform X2: MRLHVQRLNNLPHHRPVHKVYAMDVIGPIPPQLWTLTHLTNLNLAQNFLTGSLSPAIGNLTRMEWLTFGINALSGPVPKEIGLLTELKSLSISSNKFSGSIPAEIGNCTKLQQIYMDSSDFTGAIPSSFANLVELQTAWMMDLGVTGRIPDFIGRWTKLTVLRIVGTDLSGPIPSSFSSLTSLTELRLGDISNGSSSLEFIKDMTSLSVLVLRNSNLTGTIPSYIGQFSSLKQVDLSFNKLHGPIPASLFNLSQLTHLFLGNNTLNGSLPTQKSQTLSNIDVSYNDLSGIPPSWVNLPNLQLNLVANNFTLESLDNRVLPGLNCLQKNFPCNRGKALYSDFAINCGGQQIRSASGEVFEREDGALGPASFVVSDEQRWGASNVGLFGGSSNVYIVTLLSQFINTLDSELFQSARLSASSLRYYGLGLENGGYTVTLQFAEIQIIGSSSNTWRGIGRRRFDIYVQGRLVERDFDIRRTANDSIVRAVEREYKVNVSENYIEIHLFWAGKGTCCIPIQGAYGPLISAVSAKPDFIPTVANKPPSKGNNRTGTILGVIVGLGLLSIIAGVVILIIRKRRKRYTDDEEILNMDVKPYTFSYSELKTATQDFNPSNKLGEGGFGPVYKGNLNDGREVAVKQLSVGSRQGKGHFVAEIVAISTVMHRNLVKLYGCCYEGDHRLLVYEYLPNGSLDQALFGGDKKTLHLDWPTRFEICMGVARGLAYLHEEGSVRIVHRDVKASNILLDSNLVPKVSDFGLAKLYDDKKTHISTKVAGTVGYLAPEYAMRGHLTEKTDVYAFGIVVLELVSGRGNADESLEGEKRYLLEWAWNLHEKSHQVELIDRELTEFNVEEVKRMIGIALLCTQASHAVRPPMSRVVAMLSGDVEVSEVTSKPIYLPDWRFDDTTRSSFSAFQTKDTGASGSYSTSFVTPAENDFKPMLGVKINEGR, from the exons ATGCGACTGCACGTTCAACGGCTCAACAATCTGCCGCATCACCGCCCTGTACA CAAGGTTTATGCCATGGATGTTATAGGACCTATACCTCCACAGCTCTGGACTTTGACACACCTCACAAATCT gAACCTGGCTCAAAATTTTCTTACGGGCTCCCTTTCCCCTGCAATTGGAAATCTGACTCGAATGGAATGGCT GACTTTTGGGATCAATGCCTTGTCTGGCCCCGTTCCCAAGGAAATTGGTCTGCTTACAGAATTGAAATCGCT TAGTATTAGTTCAAATAAATTTTCTGGCTCTATACCAGCTGAGATTGGGAATTGCACAAAACTACAGCAAAT ATACATGGATAGTTCTGATTTCACCGGGGCCATACCTTCATCATTTGCTAATCTTGTGGAGCTGCAAACCGC TTGGATGATGGATCTAGGAGTTACAGGTCGTATACCTGACTTTATAGGAAGATGGACCAAACTTACTGTCTT GAGAATTGTCGGAACTGATTTAAGTGGTCCCATACCGTCGTCATTTTCCAGCTTAACTTCTTTAACAGAACT GAGGCTTGGTGATATATCCAACGGCAGCTCTTCTCTTGAGTTCATCAAAGACATGACTTCTCTAAGTGTACT AGTATTGAGGAACAGCAATCTCACTGGGACAATACCCTCTTATATTGGACAATTCTCAAGTCTCAAACAAGT TGATTTAAGCTTCAATAAACTACATGGACCAATTCCGGCTTCATTGTTCAATTTAAGTCAACTTACTCACTT GTTTCTGGGGAATAATACGTTGAATGGTTCCTTGCCCACTCAAAAGAGCCAGACTTTGAGCAATAT AGATGTTTCGTACAATGATTTGTCTGGAATTCCTCCTTCGTGGGTCAACTTACCGAACTTGCAACT CAACCTTGTTGCCAACAACTTCACCTTAGAAAGTCTTGACAACAG GGTTTTACCAGGACTGAACTGCCTGCAGAAAAACTTCCCTTGCAATCGAGGCAAAGCATTAT ATTCTGACTTTGCTATCAACTGCGGAGGCCAACAAATACGGTCAGCTAGCGGAGAAGTATTTGAAAGGGAGGACGGGGCTCTTGGACCAGCTTCATTCGTCGTGAGTGATGAACAGAGATGGGGAGCCAGTAATGTAGGACTTTTTGGCGGTAGCAGTAATGTATACATAGTGACTTTACTATCACAATTTATCAACACTTTGGACTCGGAGCTTTTTCAATCAGCAAGACTTTCCGCATCTTCCCTAAGGTATTATGGGTTGGGGCTAGAAAATGGAGGCTATACAGTAACACTTCAGTTTGCTGAAATACAAATTATTGGTTCTTCTTCAAACACTTGGAGAGGCATAGGTAGAAGACGTTTTGACATTTATGTTCAG GGAAGACTTGTTGAAAGGGACTTTGATATACGCAGAACAGCTAATGACTCTATTGTCCGAGCAGTTGAGAGAGAATATAAAGTTAATGTATCAGAAAATTACATCGAAATTCATCTTTTCTGGGCTGGAAAAGGAACATGTTGTATTCCCATTCAAGGTGCTTATGGGCCATTAATATCTGCCGTCAGTGCAAAACCAG ATTTTATACCAACTGTGGCTAACAAGCCACCATCAAAGGGAAATAACAGGACTGGTACCATTTTGGGTGTCATTGTTGGCCTGGGACTTTTGAGCATCATTGCGGGCGTGGTTATCTTAATCATCCGAAAAAGAAGAAAGCGATACACTGATGATGAAG agATACTGAACATGGACGTGAAGCCTTACACTTTTTCTTACTCTGAACTTAAAACTGCCACTCAAGATTTCAATCCCTCAAACAAGCTTGGAGAGGGAGGATTTGGGCCTGTTTATAAG GGAAACCTGAATGATGGACGAGAGGTGGCGGTGAAACAGTTGTCGGTTGGATCGCGACAAGGAAAGGGACACTTTGTTGCAGAAATAGTAGCAATTTCTACAGTTATGCACCGCAACCTAGTTAAACTTTATGGATGTTGCTATGAAGGAGATCATCGTTTGCTCGTTTATGAGTATCTCCCCAATGGAAGTCTCGACCAGGCACTATTtg GAGGTGATAAAAAGACTTTACATCTTGATTGGCCAACCCGTTTTGAGATCTGCATGGGAGTAGCTAGGGGTCTAGCCTACCTCCACGAGGAGGGGAGTGTTCGAATAGTACACAGGGATGTGAAGGCCAGCAACATTTTGCTTGACTCTAATCTGGTCCCTAAAGTCTCTGATTTTGGTCTGGCAAAGCTATACGATGACAAGAAAACCCACATAAGTACCAAAGTGGCTGGGACCGT TGGATATCTTGCGCCCGAGTATGCCATGCGTGGACACCTAACAGAGAAAACGGATGTGTACGCCTTTGGTATTGTGGTACTTGAGCTAGTGAGTGGAAGGGGAAACGCAGATGAGAGCCTTGAGGGTGAAAAAAGATATCTTCTCGAATGGGCATGGAATCTACACGAGAAAAGTCATCAAGTGGAACTTATTGATCGTGAGCTAACTGAATTCAACGTGGAAGAAGTGAAACGCATGATAGGCATTGCTCTGCTGTGCACTCAAGCATCTCATGCTGTTAGACCACCAATGTCACGAGTGGTGGCCATGCTTTCAGGAGACGTTGAGGTGAGTGAGGTGACCTCTAAGCCAATCTACCTACCCGACTGGAGATTTGATGACACCACGAGGTCCTCTTTCAGCGCCTTTCAAACCAAAGACACGGGCGCTTCTGGATCCTACTCCACCAGCTTTGTGACGCCCGCAGAGAACGACTTTAAGCCTATGCTTGGAGTCAAAATCAATGAGGGGAGATGA
- the LOC103832537 gene encoding nucleolar protein 56-like, whose protein sequence is MAMYLLYESSSGYGLFEAHGLDEIGQNTEAVRSSVSDLSRFGRVVQLTAFHPFESALDALNQVNAVSEGVMTDELRSFLELNLPKVKEGKKPKFSLGTSEPKLGSHILEATKIPCQSNEFVLELLRGVRLHFDRFIKDLKPGDLEKSQLGLAHSYSRAKVKFNVNRVDNMVIQAIFLLDTLDKDINSFAMRVREWYSWHFPELVKIVNDNYLYARVSKMIDDKSKLTEDHIPMLTEVLGDEDKAKEVVEAGKASMGQDLSALDLINVQTFAQKVMDLADYRKKLYDYLVSKMSDIAPNLAALIGEMVAARLISHAGSLTNLAKCPSSTLQILGAEKALFRALKTRGNTPKYGLIFHSSFIGRASAKNKGRIARYLANKCSIASRIDCFADGATTAFGEKLREQVEERLDFYDKGVAPRKNVDVMKEVIENLQNKDEEGKEAVEASGKKSKKKKAKGEEEEEAVESEKKKKRKMETEEENEKSEKKKKKKSKSAGGDEETDDGLTQSKKKSKKKKSKSEE, encoded by the exons atggCTATGTATCTTCTCTACGAGTCTTCTTCTGGGTATGGCCTCTTCGAGGCGCACGGTCTTGATGAGATTGGGCAGAACACTGAGGCCGTCCGTAGCTCAGTCTCCGACCTAAGCCGCTTTGGCCGTGTTGTCCAGCTAACCGCTTTTCACCCCTTTGAGTCTGCGCTCGACGCCCTCAACCAAGTTAACGCCGTCTCTGAAG GTGTTATGACTGATGAGCTTAGAAGTTTCCTGGAGCTGAATCTTCCTAAAGTCAAGGAAGGCAAGAAACCCAAGTTCAGCTTAGGAACCTCTGAGCCTAAACTTGGTTCCCACATTTTGGAAGCCACCAAAATCCCCTGCCAGAGCAATGAGTTCGTTCTTGAGCTTCTCCGTGGTGTGCGTCTCCATTTTGACAGGTTCATCAAGGACCTCAAG CCTGGTGATCTGGAAAAATCTCAACTTGGGTTAGCTCACAGCTACAGCAGAGCCAAGGTCAAGTTCAATGTTAACCGAGTTGATAACATGGTTATTCAGGCCATTTTCCTCCTTGACACCCTTGATAAGGATATTAACTCCTTTGCCATGAGAGTCAG GGAATGGTACTCGTGGCACTTCCCCGAGCTAGTGAAGATAGTCAATGACAATTATCTTTACGCCCGTGTTTCAAAGATGATCGATGACAAGTCAAAGCTGACTGAAGACCACATCCCCATGCTTACTGAAGTCTTGGGGGATGAGGATAAAGCAAAGGAGGTCGTCGAAGCTGGGAAAGCATCCATGG gCCAGGATTTATCAGCGCTTGACTTGATCAACGTACAGACCTTTGCTCAGAAAGTTATGGACCTCGCTGACTACAGGAAGAAGCTCTACGATTACCTTGTCTCTAAGATGAGCGACATTGCCCCTAATCTGGCGGCCTTGATTGGAGAAATGGTCGCTGCCCGTCTCATTTCACATGCTGGAAGTCTCACTAACCTTGCCAAATGCCCATCTTCCACCCTCCAGATTCTTGGAGCCGAGAAGGCGCTTTTCAG GGCTCTTAAAACACGTGGAAACACACCCAAGTATGGGTTGATCTTTCATTCGTCCTTCATTGGTAGAGCATCTGCTAAAAACAAGGGCCGCATCGCCCGTTATCTTGCAAACAAATGCTCTATTGCGTCCCGTATTGATTGCTTCGCTG ATGGTGCAACAACAGCATTCGGTGAGAAGCTACGGGAACAAGTAGAGGAAAGGCTGGACTTTTATGACAAGGGTGTTGCCCCACGTAAGAATGTGGATGTGATGAAGGAAGTGATAGAGAATCTACAAAACAAAG ATGAGGAAGGGAAGGAGGCAGTGGAGGCCTCAGGAAAgaagagcaagaagaagaaggcgaagggtgaagaagaagaggaggcaGTCGAGTcggagaaaaagaagaagaggaagatggaGACAGAAGAGGAGAACGAGAAatcagagaagaagaagaaaaagaaaagtaagTCTGCTGGAGGAGACGAGGAGACTGATGATGGTCTGACTCAGAGCAAGAAgaaatcgaagaagaagaagtccaaGAGTGAGGAATAG
- the LOC103832539 gene encoding protein unc-45 homolog A — protein MASAASGKVEKGHQLYRDGKYKEALLFYTEALSAAKSKSQKIALHSNRAACYLKLHDFKQAAEECTWVLELDQKHSGALMLRAQTLVTLKDYHSALFDVTRLLDLNPDSDVYQNLEARLRTQLSLAPIPESEAELEDEDEAQQDTDEQSTRKDESRFESLVSITRDVRNKGEEIVAPKTPEVREDKSKENGSLSNAWQAIPKPKGHSTLDYARWNTVQNDDSSEDDDSDEDSDEDDQPQYRFRVRTVGVRPVK, from the exons ATGGCATCGGCGGCGTCAGGGAAGGTGGAGAAGGGGCACCAGCTCTACAGGGACGGCAAGTACAAGGAAGCTCTTCTCTTCTACACTGAGGCTCTCTCGGCGGCTAAGTCCAAGTCCCAGAAGATCGCTCTTCACAGCAACCGCGCCGCCTGTTATTTGAAATTGCACGATTTCAAACAG GCAGCAGAAGAATGCACTTGGGTGCTGGAGCTTGATCAGAAACACAGCGGTGCATTGATGCTCAGGGCCCAGACTTTAGTCACTCTTAAAGATTACCATTCCGCTCTCTTTGATGTCACCAGGCTCTTGGACTTGAACCCTGATTCTGATGTTTACCAAAACCTCGAGGCTCGCTTGCGGACGCAGTTG TCCCTTGCTCCAATTCCTGAATCTGAAGcagagttggaagatgaagatgaagcaCAACAAGACACAGATGAACAGTCAACTAGGAAAGATGAGAGTAGGTTTGAGTCATTAGTTTCCATCACAAGAGATGTAAGAAACAAGGGGGAAGAAATTGTTGCTCCTAAAACACCTGAGGTTAGAGAAGACAAGAGCAAGGAAAATGGGTCATTGTCCAACGCATGGCAAGCCATCCCTAAGCCCAAGGGTCATTCCACACTCGATTATGCCCGTTGGAATACAGTTCAAAACGACGACTCCAGTGAAGATGATGACAGCGATGAAGACAGTGACGAGGACGATCAGCCTCAGTACAGATTCCGTGTTAGAACCGTCGGTGTGCGTCCTGTGAAGTGA